TGTTCGTAACTTAGTATGcatttcttaaaaaacaaaaaatgcagAGTAAATCGTTTTAAATCTCACTTTCGAATTGTCTCTTATGACAAAATCGTGAATTATTTAATGTGGTTGATTAGTGTGTGGGGGCAAGTGGGGATTTGGATGGTTATAGGTCATTTAATGCTACTTGGGCATTGCTTACCCTCAAAGATACTATTGTCTACAGACATCCAATTTATGCTATGGGAACTCGATCTTCTTTCACTGTTCTTGCATTGATTTTTGACCAGCTAGCTATTCCTGTTCCTACTTTCAAATGCTGAGGTTCAAAGCAAACGCAACGGCACAATTGCTTCGGATTTCAGTTTCTTTGACATAAATAGccaattgaaaagaaataaaacttgGCATATTTTTACGTccctttattttagtttttttaggtCACTTGGGGTCGCTATCCTAGAACCTGTAcagtttaagatttttttttaaaaaaaaaataaatcagtgAGAAAGACAacgtgattttattttatttttctaaaatttgtataaaaaggataaaaatagtttttttttattttcttcattccttatatacctttttttaaaaaatatatatcaaagaaAAGTAATAATAGTTTGGTATTGTATTTGTATgtatcaaagaaaaaataaatataaaaaaattccttctactttcattttttataatctatCGTTTGCccattttattttcacaaaGTTAACAGTCTTTCATTCTCTTGTATATTCGAAGCCTCCGTTAGTTCATTGCTTCcttgattattttcttttacgTCTTGTTTGTTTGGGTagaattaaagtgaaagaaaataagaaaggagaaaataagataaaatcattaaatttctACTATTTTGTTTGAGATGGGaaatgagaaacaaaaagaaagaaaatgatttcTTTGGAACCCATACAAAAACACTTTCCCCCtaaatttgaatgaaatgaGAGGAAAAAtgatttatctatttttctttattttttacaatatgaaattaaaaatttaagaaataatttttgttaagaaaaaattagagaaacaatatattttaaaattattatatcaatctaaataatatatatatctttttcatttttttatttctattaaacAATTTCAATTCATTTAGTTAAATAATCAAGTTTCACCTTGTAGCTTTGATCTAGCTTTTAACTTTCAACTATCTTACATGCTAATTTTATCAAAGGCATCGTTAATATTCAACTATGATTTAAGCAAGGTTATCCCCAGTATAGAACACCTATAACAAATAGATAAATTGAACAGATTTTAATTTgcaaaaaatcataaaagtataatctttcattttgttgtatcttttcaatactttttCAGTattcaatagaaaaaaatttggtatgttaaaagcatcaaaagtatAACACCAAACACGGATGAGATTCAAGTCTTAGGATAATTGCGTTAAACATAAAGAACAGTgcgttaataataattttattatttgattcaaATAGGATTATCTTTGATTAAATAATACATTTGATCTATAAAAAAAGCATAAATAGTATTGTTTGATATTTtgtattcaataattaattagaaagaaTTGACATTATTGTAGTGTTTTATTTGTCCCTAGCATTTAACATAACTATGGATCATCGCATATACTAATGATTTGAAGATTTCTCACTTTAAAGTGACTTTTCTCCCCCCCCCCCGCCCCCGCGATCTATTTATTACTATTACATTTCAATTTGAAGCACATGCGGCCTTGACCATTGAGTGGTTTATTTggtgaaggaagaagaaagtgCGTCCAAACTTGATGCAATCTTACCCCGCACGGGcatagatgcaagagaaggccatagggttcttatgagccttagggtagatttcgggccaatgagctaagtacgagcccacttatctttgtaaatattagattaaggtttcattattttttggccttgtatttaggactctataatgtaggtagggtaccctagaaatataggatttttcagcccttgtattttaggacacctagactaatttttgtaatttcacatgcactaagtgaatatttgatgtgtgtggttggaaataaatttaattgaattggtagaaacccaatccaattaaattttagagggagaggtgagcatttgcttactacacccattatcacatcatatagtcacacactttgtgcatgtccttcatgcttttcatgtctcatgacacctaagcacacttagtggagaatcttggaattgatcttggattagtgggttgagccataactaaaattcactaatcataattaatgaaattttgactccaaagtttggctccacaaattcaatttcaaattcaagtaaaatttgaatttctcttcaattttgtgtgacacttaggctataaatagaggtcatgtgtgtgcatttttttcaactttgatcatttgaatattaaacttcagatttcaaagctcagcacaaaatttcgtgttcttctctccctctcccctcattcatctcatttttcctccaagctcttatccatggcctcctatagtagcgagcttcttctagactcatcttctccttgaagtggcatctcctctctctcttcctttctccattccgctgccattcatcttccaagaaacaaagaaatccattgatgaagaagatcctaagcctacaagctccaatggagcttacatcaaaaCTACTACTAAATTTTCAACGTATAAACTTTTCATAATGATTGATTGAGCAATTATTTTAACTTGTTGATTAGCATCGTTTTTAGCACACAAATAAAAGCACTGGTTACATGACAAATCAGGAGCTATTAAGGAGGGATTAGGGAACATGTTAGGTGAACTAGTAGGGCACTGGAATAAGCTAGTAATCTTCATAATTAAGATCATTTTCGTTTACAGTGTAATGTGGCCTACATGTactatgcttgttttctttttcttatctgGTGCTAGATGCTGGCCCTTATGTGTTAGGGAGATACGACTGCACGTATGGCTTCAACCGTGTAAACTCCTCTTCATAGGAATGccgtttttcattttatatcttCCTTGATCATCTGTTTCATATAAAGTGAACATTgatatttatatgtattttccATGAATGGGAAAAATTGAGCCTAATCATGAATTAATTGCCAATTTAATTCATCATAAAGGGCAAGCAGAACCCCTCGATCTTGAGTAGTTTCCGTGTAAGTAATTTCATATATACTCATGATTAACAGATTTACGTACAATAAATTTCTTGGTTCAATTGATGCCTAATAAGTGATTAAAACTCTAAAGCTACTGTATATTTAGTTAAAACATTCCACACTGCAGGTTCATATTATAgtattatgctttttttttacttttctgaaTTAGTCAATACTTTGAAGGGGACAGAGGAAAAGGTAGGGGCATAGGGCAATGAGGCAGGACTGCCTGAGCAAAGACTCACATGCAAATACATTGGCCCTACAACTGTAATAGACAGCTCAAGGATTATTGCCTATTATCTTTTAAGCCACAAACCTACTtatacaaaatccacaacaacagaaaaataaaaaaaaatttaactactCCAAGCTCTAAACAGTTTTGTCTCAAGTGTTTCACAGGCTCAATAATGCAATGCATCATGGGGTGGGCCACTTGGAATTTGTGCCCACATGCAATTCATACCATGCATGGTGTACAAGGTACATCCCCATGTTTTACCTTGTTCTATGAAAAAGATGAGAGAAGGCTAGGTTAGCCCCCACTGGAGGCTCTTTATTGCTATCCCAGCATTCTGAAGTTAATGATTTCACGTAAACTGCAAAGTGATGAGAAGAACCATGTAGTAATAATTGTGGCCAAGAATCAGGTCCATGAACATCCAACATTTTACAATCTGCAAACCCACTAGACATCAAACCTTGTCTtgttatgataataaaaaaaatattctgatTCCAATCCATTATGAAATCTAAATATGGTAGATCCATTTcctctctttctcctttttggCTTAAATTTCCCCCGTCCCTCTCTTCTTTTCATCTGATATCAAGTTGATGCTATGGACCTCATTCCCCTATTATATGTATTGTACTACTGTATGAATTTCTTTGGTGCAGACTATGGTActaggacaaaaaaatattgttctGAACAAACACATGGAATATGTTGACTAATGCATGTCCCTTTAACCAAGCTGAttgttcttttttacttttgcaCTAAATCTTGGCTGCATTCATTCGTGTCGCATGATTGTTTGGCCTCCCCATAAAAGCTACTATTCATGTTTTgcagttttaacttttaataaattactTAATTCAGCCTTAACGTAAATTAGATTTCGTACTTTCTCGATGTTGGTTAAAGCCTTACTAAAGGATAGCCTCCGGGAGCAATTAAAGTGAAAAAGTATGCCTGTTATTGGTCACCTTCCTTTATGGgtcattagataaaaaaaaccatGCGAATGCTACTTTCTTTTAAGGAGCCATCTTAATCCACCCAACTAGCCAATTTACAAGGAGCTAGACTGCATTTATTATGTGCAAGAATGTAGATGATGTCAAAAAGTTTATAACACTCATTCACACATCCTATTTAGCCAACTAAGTTAGGTCTATTTGGTAGCTAGAGTGTCCTCTAATATCTAAATACATTTCCCTTATTATTAGAACAAATTAAATAAGCACCACATCTGTGGCATCCCCCTCCATGGGAtttctaaaatgaaaaaattactaGGCTTTCAATTTCAGTATATCAATAAGAGGACTAACACCATTTGGAATCGAACGAGACCAACCCAACTTCATTTAGAATTTAGAAACCGTTTGGACCTCTTGTTTATTTCCTTTATTTGAATGACCCAAATTTTAGCAAAATATTATTGCACGtgcaatgaataaaaaaaagacttctTGGACCGGAAAAAATGACCCAAAAGAGCCTCTTAGACCATGACAACCTTCAAATATGCCTTGTTCTCCAAAGCGCTATGAGTAAGCTGCACTGCACCTATGTTGAACTTCATCCTGTCGTTTATGCTTCAGTATGTGGGTGACATTATATTATATCTATAAACTGTATCATTCAATACTTTTCGTGTCTTCCGTGTAACAATTGGTTTATTTTCTTCCAATTGTGGTTTATATTATATCTATAAACTGTATCATTCAATACTAAAGAATATGTATCATCTTTAGTTTCCAGTCAATTTGTTCAAACTTTGACTTCAACTTGCACTCAAAATAGTATAATAGACTTTGTCAATATATTACTTTTTCTCTGCACCTCTATTCATTAGTTTGATCAGAAAAATTCTCCCAAGAGGTAGCTAAACAAAGGGATATGTTTCTACAATTGTGTCAACCTGCTGCATACTTACTGGCTTTGCATATGTTAGTTATAGTTGGTTTAAAGTATCTGAAGAGTAGTTTGGATTTATCAACAGTTTTTTGCTTCTTAAGAAAATCTTAAACACAGTTTGGTGGATTTCTTCATGCAGCATATTGGTTTTAGTTCTCAACATTGAAATACTATTGTTGTAGCTAGTAGGCTAAAATCACAAATATGACCCGATCTCGAACCCTGGATTGTTCATAAATGAAATGACACTATCTGTGACTTTATATTGTCTATTTCTCTTCAAGGACTTATCCATGTGATGCATACATTTCAAGATTTAACACACTTCTTCCTAACTATTGTAAAAACAACAGAACTAACAAGATTCTTTTATGTGAATAGAGGAACTCAGATAGGAAAGAGGGAGGGAGAGAATTGAAAATGTGAGGTGAAAAAGGTTTCAAGTTAGTGAGTCTCTTTTAAGAATGTAGAAGTTAGGGGGAACAAAGTGAAATCTATTAcacttgcaaaacaaaaaatgtgagACGTAAAGTTTAGAACAAAAAATTCAACGCAAAGAGCATACAGTTCATACATTGGATACTGTACATTGTACAATGACCCATAAATAGGATTAATTAACTTGCCAAATGGCTTTATGAAATAGAACTTCCAGTACTTGTAAGAAATTATGTTGCTGATGGGGTGGCTTGtcttaattgataattaagcAGGTGAACAGTGAACACATATATTcaatttagaaattatttatgcGGCCAACTTATGTGGTAATCTGCACTAATCGGCAAATACTGATTAGAAAGGTACATTCCATAATTCCATTCATTAAATTCTCTGGTCATCTTCAAATTAGTGTTGCTTTTGTTCTGAAATAATGGACAACTAAGTTCATATGGTTCAGACGTTCAGTATAGTAGTTCTTCAGTCTAAGTGATTGTttagtttaaactttaaaggagAGAAAATTAAAGCAAAATTCTCTAGACAACAAATGGAGAGAACAggatgattaaggcaattttgtccCTTATTTTGCCTCCACACCAAACATTTATAAGTCCCTTGCAAGAGATTCgataatttatattgttattacAACACTACAACCCATAAAAACTATATTAACTAGCATGCTTctagaataagaaaataaaaaagatttcacGCACTTTTTTCTCCTGCACCACTTGCGCTATGAAGGAATATTGTCTTGGACAGAACTCACTTATAAAATAGGtccatatcattttcatgagaatatttttattaattttttggaaaaaaaaattgacaaaataatatattcagaGTTATAATAAACACATACTCCCTCCGGatctaaatataaacaaaaaaaataattttagaccttaaatataagtaaatcatAATTAACTTTTATCTAGTAGTTAAATATTATAGTTGAGAAagattttttgaattaaatattattaaccgAATTCTTTAATTCATGTATGTAGTagttaaatttgtttatatttaggTTGGGGGagtatttaatttcattaaaataaagacTAAATAGCAATTATAAAAGACATGGAGGATAAAAGGAGAAGCATTGCGAGGAAATTATTTTCTTGCAGCTTTTTAAAAccgatagaaaaatattaacaatatattttttattaataagtaaattttacaTAGATTGCATTAAACAAATAACGAGTTGGATGATTTATTAACCTTTTAATGTCTCAAGAATTGatttaataataaagaatatattttttttatcatcatggTAATACTGTAAAGTATTCACTAGTTTTAAAGATGATTAATTTTCACCAAAGAGTCTAATTAGTCatctttattaaaatttttccttctaattatatatttttttattcataagattCGAATGAAtctaaaattttacttaaaaaaatcaagtcatgaccaTTAGGCCAACGACTTgttgataataataaagaatatatattaaaaatcatgttagtagctacttttataaaaaaaaaattaagaaaattgttaTTTCCAAAAACAAGGAAATGCAATTAATAATGCAGCACTTTCTTGCTTTCTCTTTTCGTAGCTGGGGTGGTGAGATCCAACAACGCCTTGCATTTAGGAAAAGGGAGGTTTAGTGCATGCCACAGTAGGCAAATTAAGTGATGCATTTAATTTGCATGGAGGCACATAGCTTTTCCTGATTCAATTGCATTTCTACTTTAAATTAACAACTGACTACTCGaccaatttcaatatttttctgGGAAAGCATAGAAGAAGatgacaaattaattattaagtatAATATTGGAAAAGCACGGTGACGTTGAAGGTTTGATTTTTTAGTTAAACATTGACCACAAACTTGACTGccaaaaaagcatgtttgcttgTCTCAAATCTAGAGAAATTGAAAAAGTATggattctatatatttttttgtggccATGCAACGGGTGGGGGGCCTGGGGGCGGATTTCACCATTCCCCTTTATTTGTCCAACTTGCTTCTCTAaacttttcaacttttttaGTCGCAAATGTCAGTTATTAttgatttgttaatttttgttattgaaagaatttgaatctatgatttttcttttttttattattaagttaattttatatcttCTTCAAAACTTGTTAATATTACaacatttaatattaaattccaactaaataaatgaataacagGAATCttgaaatgcataaaaaaaatcaagattctAAACATTAACatagattttatatatatatatatatatatataacaaaattataacaaGATTGATTAGTTGAGTCCCAACAGTGAAGGCTTTTAGCTTCTCttttattcattatatttttattattactatcaataataataaccaGGCCAAAGCCTCATACTCATACACTTTCTGCAAAAGCAACAACAGCAAAAACAAAGTAGCAATACATAGAAGACAAGCCACAAGAAATGTAATCACTTTGAAATCGATCGATCCTTCATCCTCtgcaattttagttttattgagGAACTGGGATTGCTTTAGGTAAAGGTTTATGAGCCTCAATTGAAATTGACCCCAACTTGCAATCAACTGATACTATTGGAGTAGAACTAATGATATTCTTGTTTCCTTCACCAATAGCTTTGTCGATAAAATGGAGCAGAACATCATAAAGCTCTTCCCCATCCCTCCAAGCATGCACCTCTGCCTTTATGTGCTTAGAGTTCTCAGATACTAAATCACACAATGGGAAATTCTTTCTTGGCATCAAATAATCCCTATCTTTGAGCTTCAAACTTGGGCAAAAGTCTCCACTTCCATCTCCAAGATAGATGAACTTCTTTCCTGCAGCATCAACCGAATTTTGGATTCTCTCTGTGATCATTCCCTATATGTCATTAGGAAAAGTGTCAATGGAAGAGACTAGCtagtttcaaaaaatatatagaaccTTTGCtagtaatattaataaaatttaattaattagtagtttttggtgaaaagttattattatagACACTACTCTAGTCTCTATGTATATATGGTTcatgaaacataattttttgcCTTTATGTTGTTGGGATCCCTTGGATTATGGCATAATGACATACACCAGAAAAGTGGAGCCTGACATGTATGTGGTCAATTATAAAGATAGTGTGCAATAATTGAATATcgtcaaaagaaaatttgaccAGAGCTATAATTCCTCCAATGACAGGCTCCTGCTCATTAACAAATTAGGGCCAATTTATTACAACTTTTTTcgtaaaagaattaattttaaaaaataattactttttagttttttatacatttgtttcagttttttttaaataattagaacctgaaaaaatataaattttaatttaaaccaggagttatttaatttgaatagtttttcaaagaattattttttgaaaattttattttttattattgtaaaaaaacataaatttagtttctatttattttaaatatctaacAAAATAATCACTAGATTATTTTAGAttggaattattattatttgatatgGAAacagtaaataaattaaatatagttcATAAAAGTGATTAAGTATATAGATAGAATAAATGTGCGAAAGAATTATTGggtcataaataattaaagagatAGTGGGAGTTAATTAGTGCAGTTGCCTTGCACATGTTTGGTGGACAGAGATTGCATCCATGAGAACATTTTAGATAATCATGGTAGGGGGAAATTCTGAGCCTCCCTTCTTCGTTAACATAACTGGGGTTTGCAGTGACCTCCGAGAAACAATTCCACACCCCATGATGCTTCAAAATTGTTtcaatgaagaaaatatttgcGTCGCTCACAATCTTCAGCTCACACCTGAATATAAGTACAAAGATGCCACATGTTAACCATTTTATCAcatgtttgctttcatgggagTGAATGAAATTTCATATATAGCAAATCCACCATTAATTATACTTATTACATGTCTGCTTTCATGTCCAGATCGACATCCAAAATCATGTTACAATGTtagttaacataattttaaataaatactcaCTTGGTTAGTCTTGTGTTAAAGAATTGATTTTGAGTCAAAacaattttagaaatttttgtttcagatttcaaattttataataagttttattactaatttttctttatcaaacaCACGCCTAAATACATACTTAATTATTCAcctttcttaatttaatttcctACTAGGCAATTAGGCATGTGGTACATGCAATATAGGGTGagtgagaagagaaagaaaaagagttatatacCCAAGGGAATATGCTGCCTTAATGGCTGGGACAATGCGAGGATGCATTGGAGTCCTGTTCAGAACTTGTACAATGTCTTCAATGGTTTTTCCTTGTGAATGAAGTTCATTCATCATCTTATCCTGTAAAATTTtagaacaaacaaaaattatttcccTATCAGGAAATTAGCTAGAAATAAGCTTAAGCAAGAAAAGGAATATATGAATTGGAGAAAAACCATCAGAGGGTTCCAAAGCATGTTAGGAAGAAGCTGATAGAACTTTTCAGTTAAACCAAACTCGTCAAGAACCCAATTATCACTATCACACTCGATGATTGTCGAGTCGAAGTCAAAAATCACCACAATCCCAGCCATTAGAACTAAT
The nucleotide sequence above comes from Glycine soja cultivar W05 chromosome 11, ASM419377v2, whole genome shotgun sequence. Encoded proteins:
- the LOC114374666 gene encoding inorganic pyrophosphatase 2-like produces the protein MAGIVVIFDFDSTIIECDSDNWVLDEFGLTEKFYQLLPNMLWNPLMDKMMNELHSQGKTIEDIVQVLNRTPMHPRIVPAIKAAYSLGCELKIVSDANIFFIETILKHHGVWNCFSEVTANPSYVNEEGRLRISPYHDYLKCSHGCNLCPPNMCKGMITERIQNSVDAAGKKFIYLGDGSGDFCPSLKLKDRDYLMPRKNFPLCDLVSENSKHIKAEVHAWRDGEELYDVLLHFIDKAIGEGNKNIISSTPIVSVDCKLGSISIEAHKPLPKAIPVPQ